DNA from Bradyrhizobium diazoefficiens USDA 110:
AAATGCCGGATTGGTGAGCGGCATCGAATAAGCGGTGCGGCGGACGTCTTCGATCTTCATGGGAGGCCCCATCTGTCGTTGGCGTGACGGATTATGGATCGGGCCGCCTGCCGATGCGAGATCGTATAATTAGCATCGGTCGTCAAATGCGCGTCACAATATGCCGGCCGTCGGGCTACTTCTCCCTGATCGGCGGCGCGATCTTCTCCGCGGGCGCCGCCGGCAGTGCCGGCTTGGTGGCTGCGCCTTGCGTCTTCGGATCGGGGCGCGCGGGCTCGGGCGCCGGTGTGGTCGGCCGGTCTCCGCCGGGCTTTGATTCAGCCGGAGTCTTGCTCTGATCGTCGGACGGCGTGCCCTGGAGCGGCCCTGTCGCCTGCGCCGTCTGCATCCGGCTCTCGGCGCGGATTTGCGCCAGCGACAGGCCTGACACCACGACGCCGGCAGCAAACAGCGAACAGGCGATCATCAGGTCGATTTTCAGTCTGCGCTTGTCATATTGGCCGGGCATGTCGATCACCGCCTTTGTCCGCGGGATCAACGAAATTGGAGCGCACCGGTTCCGCCGCGGCTAGCGAGCCGCCGGGAACTGAAACTGACGGGGAACCCCAAGCGGATCTTCGATTGTGAGCGTGGCGTTAGTCCCGTCGTCAGCGATGGCGATCTTCGGCGCGGGCTCTTTGTACCAGTAAATCCAATTTGACGCGCTCCATCTTACTCCCGGCCAATCCGCGCTGACCATGTCCCGTTCAAGCAAGCGATCGCCCGACTTGGAAAAAACAACGAGTTGGCACGGATTCCAAAGCATGATGTGCGAAAGCCCGACAACGTATTTCAGATTGGGCGAAATCCAGATGTATGTCAGTGCCGGAACGGGGCGGCGAAATAACTCTGTACCGGTCGTGGTGTCGTGCAAGCGCAGATAGGAATAGTCATTGTCCGCGGTGAAGGGGTCTCTTGTCGAAGAGATCATCTTCCAGCGTGATTTTTCGCTACTATAGCCCCAATCGTGATGATGTTCGGCGCGAAGCGTCCCCGCCTCAGCCGAGATATCGACGACGCCCTCATAGCCGATTCTGTCGGCATGCGCCGGAGCGATGAACGGCACAACTGACGAGAGCGCAATCCGCAGGATTGCTAGGCGGCACAATCGCATAAACAGTCCGCGAGCCTGTTCGGCCATGCCCTCAGTCCGTTGTGCTGACTTCCCAGGTGGCGTGGCGCACGCCCGGCAGGTGCTGAAGATCGGTCGCCACCGCGTTCAGCTCGTTCGGATCGACCGCGGTCGCGACCAGCTTTGCGACGATCTCGATCAGATCGTCCCCGGTCTCGACCACGTCGATATCGGCCACCGGATATTTTGCGCCCTCGAGCTTCTCGACCAGCCGGTCGCGCATGTCGGGCAAGGCATCCGCCGCCACCGCGAGCTTGAAATAGTAGGTCGCCTCCGAAGTCTTCTCGTTCAGCGGAATGCGGTTGATGGCGTTGACCAGCGGGCGCAGCATGGTGTTGCCGGCGATGACGAACACGGTCAGCGCGGCCGCCTGCGCGACCATGTCGGCGCCGGCGCAGGAGCCGACCGCGGCCGAGGCCCACAGCGTCGCCGCGGTGTTGAGCCCGCGCACGTCCATGCCCTGCTTCATGA
Protein-coding regions in this window:
- a CDS encoding MgtC/SapB family protein, with the translated sequence MRFLTTFQIADFADTLVSLFTAFVLGTLIGAERQYRQRTAGLRTNVLVAVGAAAFVDLAMHLTGADGAVRVISYVVSGIGFLGAGVIMKQGMDVRGLNTAATLWASAAVGSCAGADMVAQAAALTVFVIAGNTMLRPLVNAINRIPLNEKTSEATYYFKLAVAADALPDMRDRLVEKLEGAKYPVADIDVVETGDDLIEIVAKLVATAVDPNELNAVATDLQHLPGVRHATWEVSTTD